A single region of the Salicibibacter cibi genome encodes:
- a CDS encoding C4-dicarboxylate TRAP transporter substrate-binding protein — translation MKKNRGIKSVLFLLPAALLAACGNGDAEEGASADEEEVYEISIAHGNQPGEPTTEVAEKWAELAEEESDGRLEVTVYPSSQLGDEGDVVEQAIAGNNVIIMTGYDYLMDYVQDLGILTAPYLTEDFEELIYLTTTDWFDGLHDDLKEQGLEIVATNNVYGERHLMTNDEVLTPDDLNGMVIRTPDNNMAIQSFEAMGASPTALPLDELYTSLQQGVVDGAENPLPVLEGTNAHEVTNHLALTGHQKFITPWVAGTTFMETLPEDLITILQETGDEAMEDSEQLVEEAEEEILQTFEEEGITINEVDQEPFEEEAMNLYDITDQWSEDLYDHVQQLLEER, via the coding sequence ATGAAAAAGAATCGGGGAATAAAAAGTGTTTTATTTCTTCTGCCGGCGGCCCTATTAGCAGCATGCGGGAACGGGGACGCGGAAGAGGGAGCATCCGCGGATGAAGAGGAAGTATATGAAATTAGTATCGCTCATGGTAACCAACCGGGTGAACCTACGACTGAAGTTGCTGAAAAATGGGCTGAGTTGGCAGAAGAGGAAAGTGACGGGAGACTCGAAGTAACCGTTTATCCGAGTTCACAATTAGGTGATGAAGGTGACGTGGTTGAGCAAGCAATAGCTGGCAATAATGTTATCATCATGACGGGCTATGATTATTTAATGGATTATGTGCAAGACCTTGGGATTCTAACAGCACCTTATCTGACAGAGGATTTTGAGGAACTGATCTATTTAACTACGACCGATTGGTTTGATGGATTACACGATGATCTGAAAGAACAAGGCCTTGAGATTGTGGCAACCAATAATGTTTATGGTGAGCGCCATTTAATGACAAATGATGAGGTGTTAACTCCGGATGATTTAAACGGGATGGTTATTCGTACGCCGGACAACAATATGGCGATTCAATCTTTTGAGGCTATGGGTGCGTCACCAACAGCCCTTCCGCTGGATGAATTGTACACTTCACTTCAACAAGGCGTTGTGGATGGTGCCGAGAATCCGCTTCCGGTGCTAGAAGGAACGAACGCACATGAAGTTACAAATCACCTTGCTTTGACCGGGCATCAAAAATTTATTACGCCTTGGGTGGCAGGGACGACGTTTATGGAAACGCTTCCTGAAGATCTGATAACTATCCTGCAAGAAACAGGGGATGAAGCAATGGAAGATTCGGAGCAACTAGTTGAAGAGGCAGAGGAAGAAATACTGCAAACATTTGAAGAAGAAGGAATTACCATTAATGAAGTCGATCAAGAACCGTTTGAAGAAGAAGCTATGAATTTGTACGATATTACAGACCAATGGTCTGAAGACTTATATGATCATGTTCAACAACTTCTTGAAGAGCGTTAA